One stretch of Kogia breviceps isolate mKogBre1 chromosome 18, mKogBre1 haplotype 1, whole genome shotgun sequence DNA includes these proteins:
- the CBFA2T3 gene encoding protein CBFA2T3 isoform X5: MNGSGPSPTAVSGAPSTPSGFSNGPATSCTAALSTQQLPPACGARQLSKLKRFLATLQQFGSDISPEIGERVRTLVLGLVNSTLTIEEFHSRLQEATNFPLRPFVVPFLKANLPLLQRELLHCAHLAKQTLAQYLAQHEQLLLDANASSPTDSSELLPEVNENGKRRTPDRTKENGSDRDPLHPDHLSKRPCTLSPAQRCSPSNGLPQPTPPTHYRLEDMAVAHHFRDSYRHLDPRELRERHLRLAVHGSRPEEVIDHRLTEREWSEEWKHLNNLLNCIMDMAEKTRRSLTVLRRCQEADREELNHWIRRYSDAAEDSKKGPAPAARPLGSSAGAEGSQLDVPRESVPRTLSSYMPEEIWRKAEEAVNEVKRQAMSELQKAVSDAERKAHELISVERAKMERALAEARRQASEDALTVVNQQEDSSESCWNCGRKASETCSGCNAARYCGSFCQHKDWEKHHHVCGQSLQGPSATAGEPVPGQSDAAPGLGPCLPPAAASPSEAGSTEPSRPGSHSPPGPLDAAPR, encoded by the exons ATGAACGGAAGCGGCCCCTCGCCCACGGCCGTCAGCGGCGCCCCGTCCACGCCCAGCGGCTTCAGCAATGGCCCAGCCACCTCGTGCACCGCCGCGCTGTCCACACAGCAGCTGCCCCCAGCCTGCGGGGCACGGCAGCTCAGCAAGCTCAAGCGCTTCCTGGCCACCCTGCAGCAGTTCGGCAGCGACATCTCCCCGGAGATCGGGGAGCGCGTGCGCACGCTGGTGCTGGGGCTCGTG AACTCCACGCTGACCATCGAGGAGTTCCATTCCAGGCTCCAGGAGGCCACCAACTTCCCGCTGCGGCCCTTTGTCGTCCCCTTCCTGAAG gCTAACCTGCCCCTGCTACAGCGGGAGCTCCTGCACTGCGCCCACCTGGCAAAGCAGACCCTTGCCCAGTACCTGGCCCAGCACGAGCAGCTCCTGCTGGATGCCAACGCCTCTTCCCCCACCGACTCCTCGGAGCTCCTACCGGAGGTCAACGAGAACGGCAAGAGGAGGACACCTGACAG GACCAAAGAGAACGGGTCAGACCGTGACCCTCTGCACCCGGACCACCTCAGCAAACGGCCGTGCACCCTGAGCCCCGCCCAGCGCTGCAGCCCCAGCAACGGGCTGCCCCAGCCCACGCCGCCTACGCACTACCGCCTGGAGGACATGGCCGTGGCCCACCACTTCCGGGACTCGTACCGCCACCTTGACCCACGGGAGCTGCGGGAGCGCCATCTGCGGCTGG CCGTGCACGGGTCCCGGCCTGAGGAAGTGATTGACCACAGGCTCACGGAGCGCGAGTGGTCGGAGGAGTGGAAGCACCTCAACAAC CTCCTGAACTGCATCATGGACATGGCCGAGAAGACGCGGCGGTCGCTCACCGTGCTGCGCCGCTGCCAAGAGGCCGACCGCGAGGAGCTCAACCACTGGATCCGGCGCTACAGTGACGCCGCTGAGGACAGCAAGAAGGGCCCCGCGCCCGCCGCCCGGCCCCTCGGCAGCTCCGCGGGCGCTGAGGGCTCTCAGCTAG ATGTCCCCCGGGAGTCCGTGCCTCGGACCCTGTCCAGCTACATGCCCGAGGAGATCTGGAGAAAggctg AGGAAGCAGTGAACGAGGTGAAGCGACAGGCGATGTCAGAGCTGCAGAAAGCCGTGTCTGACGCTGAGCGCAAGGCCCACGAGCTCATCAGCGTGGAGCGAGCCAAGATGGAGCGGGCCCTGGCCGAGGCGCGGCGGCAGGCCTCTGAGGACGCCCTCACCGTGGTCAACCAGCAGGAGGACTCCAGCGAG AGCTGCTGGAACTGCGGGCGCAAGGCCAGCGAGACGTGCAGCGGCTGCAACGCGGCCCGCTACTGCGGCTCGTTCTGCCAGCACAAGGACTGGGAGAAGCACCACCACGTGTGCGGCCAGAGCCTGCAGGGCCCCTCGGCCACAGCGGGTGAGCCAGTGCCCGGACAGTCCGACGCCGCCCCAGGCCTaggcccctgcctgcccccagcCGCCGCCAGCCCCAGCGAGGCGGGCTCCACGGAGCCCTCCCGCCCCGGCTCCCACAGCCCGCCCGGCCCGCTGGATGCCGCGCCCCGCTGA
- the CBFA2T3 gene encoding protein CBFA2T3 isoform X1 has protein sequence MRGLPLEEDGGPADPGCGEAPRPVHRRCVSARQSAAPVSPGGGGPDCAAQSKAEGPLSPGHAWIVSALAAPPCRGPSLCVCKGCPWGPAALLRLQPASPRAVMNGSGPSPTAVSGAPSTPSGFSNGPATSCTAALSTQQLPPACGARQLSKLKRFLATLQQFGSDISPEIGERVRTLVLGLVNSTLTIEEFHSRLQEATNFPLRPFVVPFLKANLPLLQRELLHCAHLAKQTLAQYLAQHEQLLLDANASSPTDSSELLPEVNENGKRRTPDRTKENGSDRDPLHPDHLSKRPCTLSPAQRCSPSNGLPQPTPPTHYRLEDMAVAHHFRDSYRHLDPRELRERHLRLAVHGSRPEEVIDHRLTEREWSEEWKHLNNLLNCIMDMAEKTRRSLTVLRRCQEADREELNHWIRRYSDAAEDSKKGPAPAARPLGSSAGAEGSQLDVPRESVPRTLSSYMPEEIWRKAEEAVNEVKRQAMSELQKAVSDAERKAHELISVERAKMERALAEARRQASEDALTVVNQQEDSSESCWNCGRKASETCSGCNAARYCGSFCQHKDWEKHHHVCGQSLQGPSATAGEPVPGQSDAAPGLGPCLPPAAASPSEAGSTEPSRPGSHSPPGPLDAAPR, from the exons ATGAGGGGCCTCCCCCTGGAAGAGGACGGCGGGCCGGCAGATCCCGGTTGTGGGGAAGCCCCTCGACCTGTTCACAGGAGATGCGTGTCTGCCAGGCAGAGTGCGGCCCCGGTGTCCCCCGGGGGTGGAGGGCCTGACTGCGCGGCCCAGAGCAAAGCCGAAGGGCCGCTGAGCCCAGGCCACGCCTGGATCGTGTCTGCACTCGCTGCCCCACCCTGCCGGGGCCCCAGTTTGTGCGTCTGTAAAGGGTGTCCGTGGGGCCCGGCTGCCCTGCTGCGTCTTCAGCCCGCCTCTCCCCGCGCAGTGATGAACGGAAGCGGCCCCTCGCCCACGGCCGTCAGCGGCGCCCCGTCCACGCCCAGCGGCTTCAGCAATGGCCCAGCCACCTCGTGCACCGCCGCGCTGTCCACACAGCAGCTGCCCCCAGCCTGCGGGGCACGGCAGCTCAGCAAGCTCAAGCGCTTCCTGGCCACCCTGCAGCAGTTCGGCAGCGACATCTCCCCGGAGATCGGGGAGCGCGTGCGCACGCTGGTGCTGGGGCTCGTG AACTCCACGCTGACCATCGAGGAGTTCCATTCCAGGCTCCAGGAGGCCACCAACTTCCCGCTGCGGCCCTTTGTCGTCCCCTTCCTGAAG gCTAACCTGCCCCTGCTACAGCGGGAGCTCCTGCACTGCGCCCACCTGGCAAAGCAGACCCTTGCCCAGTACCTGGCCCAGCACGAGCAGCTCCTGCTGGATGCCAACGCCTCTTCCCCCACCGACTCCTCGGAGCTCCTACCGGAGGTCAACGAGAACGGCAAGAGGAGGACACCTGACAG GACCAAAGAGAACGGGTCAGACCGTGACCCTCTGCACCCGGACCACCTCAGCAAACGGCCGTGCACCCTGAGCCCCGCCCAGCGCTGCAGCCCCAGCAACGGGCTGCCCCAGCCCACGCCGCCTACGCACTACCGCCTGGAGGACATGGCCGTGGCCCACCACTTCCGGGACTCGTACCGCCACCTTGACCCACGGGAGCTGCGGGAGCGCCATCTGCGGCTGG CCGTGCACGGGTCCCGGCCTGAGGAAGTGATTGACCACAGGCTCACGGAGCGCGAGTGGTCGGAGGAGTGGAAGCACCTCAACAAC CTCCTGAACTGCATCATGGACATGGCCGAGAAGACGCGGCGGTCGCTCACCGTGCTGCGCCGCTGCCAAGAGGCCGACCGCGAGGAGCTCAACCACTGGATCCGGCGCTACAGTGACGCCGCTGAGGACAGCAAGAAGGGCCCCGCGCCCGCCGCCCGGCCCCTCGGCAGCTCCGCGGGCGCTGAGGGCTCTCAGCTAG ATGTCCCCCGGGAGTCCGTGCCTCGGACCCTGTCCAGCTACATGCCCGAGGAGATCTGGAGAAAggctg AGGAAGCAGTGAACGAGGTGAAGCGACAGGCGATGTCAGAGCTGCAGAAAGCCGTGTCTGACGCTGAGCGCAAGGCCCACGAGCTCATCAGCGTGGAGCGAGCCAAGATGGAGCGGGCCCTGGCCGAGGCGCGGCGGCAGGCCTCTGAGGACGCCCTCACCGTGGTCAACCAGCAGGAGGACTCCAGCGAG AGCTGCTGGAACTGCGGGCGCAAGGCCAGCGAGACGTGCAGCGGCTGCAACGCGGCCCGCTACTGCGGCTCGTTCTGCCAGCACAAGGACTGGGAGAAGCACCACCACGTGTGCGGCCAGAGCCTGCAGGGCCCCTCGGCCACAGCGGGTGAGCCAGTGCCCGGACAGTCCGACGCCGCCCCAGGCCTaggcccctgcctgcccccagcCGCCGCCAGCCCCAGCGAGGCGGGCTCCACGGAGCCCTCCCGCCCCGGCTCCCACAGCCCGCCCGGCCCGCTGGATGCCGCGCCCCGCTGA
- the CBFA2T3 gene encoding protein CBFA2T3 isoform X4 produces MPGSPAEVKTQPRATPPSMPPPPPAASQGATRHPPFTPHTMMNGSGPSPTAVSGAPSTPSGFSNGPATSCTAALSTQQLPPACGARQLSKLKRFLATLQQFGSDISPEIGERVRTLVLGLVNSTLTIEEFHSRLQEATNFPLRPFVVPFLKANLPLLQRELLHCAHLAKQTLAQYLAQHEQLLLDANASSPTDSSELLPEVNENGKRRTPDRTKENGSDRDPLHPDHLSKRPCTLSPAQRCSPSNGLPQPTPPTHYRLEDMAVAHHFRDSYRHLDPRELRERHLRLAVHGSRPEEVIDHRLTEREWSEEWKHLNNLLNCIMDMAEKTRRSLTVLRRCQEADREELNHWIRRYSDAAEDSKKGPAPAARPLGSSAGAEGSQLDVPRESVPRTLSSYMPEEIWRKAEEAVNEVKRQAMSELQKAVSDAERKAHELISVERAKMERALAEARRQASEDALTVVNQQEDSSESCWNCGRKASETCSGCNAARYCGSFCQHKDWEKHHHVCGQSLQGPSATAGEPVPGQSDAAPGLGPCLPPAAASPSEAGSTEPSRPGSHSPPGPLDAAPR; encoded by the exons ATGCCTGGCTCCCCGGCCGAGGTGAAGACGCAGCCCCGGGCCACGCCCCCCAGCATGCCACCCCCGCCGCCCGCCGCGTCCCAGGGGGCCACGCGACACCCCCCCTTCACGCCCCACACAA TGATGAACGGAAGCGGCCCCTCGCCCACGGCCGTCAGCGGCGCCCCGTCCACGCCCAGCGGCTTCAGCAATGGCCCAGCCACCTCGTGCACCGCCGCGCTGTCCACACAGCAGCTGCCCCCAGCCTGCGGGGCACGGCAGCTCAGCAAGCTCAAGCGCTTCCTGGCCACCCTGCAGCAGTTCGGCAGCGACATCTCCCCGGAGATCGGGGAGCGCGTGCGCACGCTGGTGCTGGGGCTCGTG AACTCCACGCTGACCATCGAGGAGTTCCATTCCAGGCTCCAGGAGGCCACCAACTTCCCGCTGCGGCCCTTTGTCGTCCCCTTCCTGAAG gCTAACCTGCCCCTGCTACAGCGGGAGCTCCTGCACTGCGCCCACCTGGCAAAGCAGACCCTTGCCCAGTACCTGGCCCAGCACGAGCAGCTCCTGCTGGATGCCAACGCCTCTTCCCCCACCGACTCCTCGGAGCTCCTACCGGAGGTCAACGAGAACGGCAAGAGGAGGACACCTGACAG GACCAAAGAGAACGGGTCAGACCGTGACCCTCTGCACCCGGACCACCTCAGCAAACGGCCGTGCACCCTGAGCCCCGCCCAGCGCTGCAGCCCCAGCAACGGGCTGCCCCAGCCCACGCCGCCTACGCACTACCGCCTGGAGGACATGGCCGTGGCCCACCACTTCCGGGACTCGTACCGCCACCTTGACCCACGGGAGCTGCGGGAGCGCCATCTGCGGCTGG CCGTGCACGGGTCCCGGCCTGAGGAAGTGATTGACCACAGGCTCACGGAGCGCGAGTGGTCGGAGGAGTGGAAGCACCTCAACAAC CTCCTGAACTGCATCATGGACATGGCCGAGAAGACGCGGCGGTCGCTCACCGTGCTGCGCCGCTGCCAAGAGGCCGACCGCGAGGAGCTCAACCACTGGATCCGGCGCTACAGTGACGCCGCTGAGGACAGCAAGAAGGGCCCCGCGCCCGCCGCCCGGCCCCTCGGCAGCTCCGCGGGCGCTGAGGGCTCTCAGCTAG ATGTCCCCCGGGAGTCCGTGCCTCGGACCCTGTCCAGCTACATGCCCGAGGAGATCTGGAGAAAggctg AGGAAGCAGTGAACGAGGTGAAGCGACAGGCGATGTCAGAGCTGCAGAAAGCCGTGTCTGACGCTGAGCGCAAGGCCCACGAGCTCATCAGCGTGGAGCGAGCCAAGATGGAGCGGGCCCTGGCCGAGGCGCGGCGGCAGGCCTCTGAGGACGCCCTCACCGTGGTCAACCAGCAGGAGGACTCCAGCGAG AGCTGCTGGAACTGCGGGCGCAAGGCCAGCGAGACGTGCAGCGGCTGCAACGCGGCCCGCTACTGCGGCTCGTTCTGCCAGCACAAGGACTGGGAGAAGCACCACCACGTGTGCGGCCAGAGCCTGCAGGGCCCCTCGGCCACAGCGGGTGAGCCAGTGCCCGGACAGTCCGACGCCGCCCCAGGCCTaggcccctgcctgcccccagcCGCCGCCAGCCCCAGCGAGGCGGGCTCCACGGAGCCCTCCCGCCCCGGCTCCCACAGCCCGCCCGGCCCGCTGGATGCCGCGCCCCGCTGA
- the CBFA2T3 gene encoding protein CBFA2T3 isoform X3, giving the protein MAPRDPPIQSILQRREPRPREGGGLAQDREDGPAMSLPHGRFHGCLKWSMVCLLMNGSGPSPTAVSGAPSTPSGFSNGPATSCTAALSTQQLPPACGARQLSKLKRFLATLQQFGSDISPEIGERVRTLVLGLVNSTLTIEEFHSRLQEATNFPLRPFVVPFLKANLPLLQRELLHCAHLAKQTLAQYLAQHEQLLLDANASSPTDSSELLPEVNENGKRRTPDRTKENGSDRDPLHPDHLSKRPCTLSPAQRCSPSNGLPQPTPPTHYRLEDMAVAHHFRDSYRHLDPRELRERHLRLAVHGSRPEEVIDHRLTEREWSEEWKHLNNLLNCIMDMAEKTRRSLTVLRRCQEADREELNHWIRRYSDAAEDSKKGPAPAARPLGSSAGAEGSQLDVPRESVPRTLSSYMPEEIWRKAEEAVNEVKRQAMSELQKAVSDAERKAHELISVERAKMERALAEARRQASEDALTVVNQQEDSSESCWNCGRKASETCSGCNAARYCGSFCQHKDWEKHHHVCGQSLQGPSATAGEPVPGQSDAAPGLGPCLPPAAASPSEAGSTEPSRPGSHSPPGPLDAAPR; this is encoded by the exons ATGGCCCCAAGGGATCCCCCGATCCagtccattttacagagaagggagccgaggcccagagaaggtgGAGGACTGGCCCAAG ATCGAGAGGACGGGCCTGCGATGTCTCTGCCCCACGGCCGTTTTCATGGCTGCTTAAAATGGTCTATGGTCTGTCTTT TGATGAACGGAAGCGGCCCCTCGCCCACGGCCGTCAGCGGCGCCCCGTCCACGCCCAGCGGCTTCAGCAATGGCCCAGCCACCTCGTGCACCGCCGCGCTGTCCACACAGCAGCTGCCCCCAGCCTGCGGGGCACGGCAGCTCAGCAAGCTCAAGCGCTTCCTGGCCACCCTGCAGCAGTTCGGCAGCGACATCTCCCCGGAGATCGGGGAGCGCGTGCGCACGCTGGTGCTGGGGCTCGTG AACTCCACGCTGACCATCGAGGAGTTCCATTCCAGGCTCCAGGAGGCCACCAACTTCCCGCTGCGGCCCTTTGTCGTCCCCTTCCTGAAG gCTAACCTGCCCCTGCTACAGCGGGAGCTCCTGCACTGCGCCCACCTGGCAAAGCAGACCCTTGCCCAGTACCTGGCCCAGCACGAGCAGCTCCTGCTGGATGCCAACGCCTCTTCCCCCACCGACTCCTCGGAGCTCCTACCGGAGGTCAACGAGAACGGCAAGAGGAGGACACCTGACAG GACCAAAGAGAACGGGTCAGACCGTGACCCTCTGCACCCGGACCACCTCAGCAAACGGCCGTGCACCCTGAGCCCCGCCCAGCGCTGCAGCCCCAGCAACGGGCTGCCCCAGCCCACGCCGCCTACGCACTACCGCCTGGAGGACATGGCCGTGGCCCACCACTTCCGGGACTCGTACCGCCACCTTGACCCACGGGAGCTGCGGGAGCGCCATCTGCGGCTGG CCGTGCACGGGTCCCGGCCTGAGGAAGTGATTGACCACAGGCTCACGGAGCGCGAGTGGTCGGAGGAGTGGAAGCACCTCAACAAC CTCCTGAACTGCATCATGGACATGGCCGAGAAGACGCGGCGGTCGCTCACCGTGCTGCGCCGCTGCCAAGAGGCCGACCGCGAGGAGCTCAACCACTGGATCCGGCGCTACAGTGACGCCGCTGAGGACAGCAAGAAGGGCCCCGCGCCCGCCGCCCGGCCCCTCGGCAGCTCCGCGGGCGCTGAGGGCTCTCAGCTAG ATGTCCCCCGGGAGTCCGTGCCTCGGACCCTGTCCAGCTACATGCCCGAGGAGATCTGGAGAAAggctg AGGAAGCAGTGAACGAGGTGAAGCGACAGGCGATGTCAGAGCTGCAGAAAGCCGTGTCTGACGCTGAGCGCAAGGCCCACGAGCTCATCAGCGTGGAGCGAGCCAAGATGGAGCGGGCCCTGGCCGAGGCGCGGCGGCAGGCCTCTGAGGACGCCCTCACCGTGGTCAACCAGCAGGAGGACTCCAGCGAG AGCTGCTGGAACTGCGGGCGCAAGGCCAGCGAGACGTGCAGCGGCTGCAACGCGGCCCGCTACTGCGGCTCGTTCTGCCAGCACAAGGACTGGGAGAAGCACCACCACGTGTGCGGCCAGAGCCTGCAGGGCCCCTCGGCCACAGCGGGTGAGCCAGTGCCCGGACAGTCCGACGCCGCCCCAGGCCTaggcccctgcctgcccccagcCGCCGCCAGCCCCAGCGAGGCGGGCTCCACGGAGCCCTCCCGCCCCGGCTCCCACAGCCCGCCCGGCCCGCTGGATGCCGCGCCCCGCTGA
- the CBFA2T3 gene encoding protein CBFA2T3 isoform X2, translated as MPGSPAEVKTQPRATPPSMPPPPPAASQGATRHPPFTPHTNREDGPAMSLPHGRFHGCLKWSMVCLLMNGSGPSPTAVSGAPSTPSGFSNGPATSCTAALSTQQLPPACGARQLSKLKRFLATLQQFGSDISPEIGERVRTLVLGLVNSTLTIEEFHSRLQEATNFPLRPFVVPFLKANLPLLQRELLHCAHLAKQTLAQYLAQHEQLLLDANASSPTDSSELLPEVNENGKRRTPDRTKENGSDRDPLHPDHLSKRPCTLSPAQRCSPSNGLPQPTPPTHYRLEDMAVAHHFRDSYRHLDPRELRERHLRLAVHGSRPEEVIDHRLTEREWSEEWKHLNNLLNCIMDMAEKTRRSLTVLRRCQEADREELNHWIRRYSDAAEDSKKGPAPAARPLGSSAGAEGSQLDVPRESVPRTLSSYMPEEIWRKAEEAVNEVKRQAMSELQKAVSDAERKAHELISVERAKMERALAEARRQASEDALTVVNQQEDSSESCWNCGRKASETCSGCNAARYCGSFCQHKDWEKHHHVCGQSLQGPSATAGEPVPGQSDAAPGLGPCLPPAAASPSEAGSTEPSRPGSHSPPGPLDAAPR; from the exons ATGCCTGGCTCCCCGGCCGAGGTGAAGACGCAGCCCCGGGCCACGCCCCCCAGCATGCCACCCCCGCCGCCCGCCGCGTCCCAGGGGGCCACGCGACACCCCCCCTTCACGCCCCACACAA ATCGAGAGGACGGGCCTGCGATGTCTCTGCCCCACGGCCGTTTTCATGGCTGCTTAAAATGGTCTATGGTCTGTCTTT TGATGAACGGAAGCGGCCCCTCGCCCACGGCCGTCAGCGGCGCCCCGTCCACGCCCAGCGGCTTCAGCAATGGCCCAGCCACCTCGTGCACCGCCGCGCTGTCCACACAGCAGCTGCCCCCAGCCTGCGGGGCACGGCAGCTCAGCAAGCTCAAGCGCTTCCTGGCCACCCTGCAGCAGTTCGGCAGCGACATCTCCCCGGAGATCGGGGAGCGCGTGCGCACGCTGGTGCTGGGGCTCGTG AACTCCACGCTGACCATCGAGGAGTTCCATTCCAGGCTCCAGGAGGCCACCAACTTCCCGCTGCGGCCCTTTGTCGTCCCCTTCCTGAAG gCTAACCTGCCCCTGCTACAGCGGGAGCTCCTGCACTGCGCCCACCTGGCAAAGCAGACCCTTGCCCAGTACCTGGCCCAGCACGAGCAGCTCCTGCTGGATGCCAACGCCTCTTCCCCCACCGACTCCTCGGAGCTCCTACCGGAGGTCAACGAGAACGGCAAGAGGAGGACACCTGACAG GACCAAAGAGAACGGGTCAGACCGTGACCCTCTGCACCCGGACCACCTCAGCAAACGGCCGTGCACCCTGAGCCCCGCCCAGCGCTGCAGCCCCAGCAACGGGCTGCCCCAGCCCACGCCGCCTACGCACTACCGCCTGGAGGACATGGCCGTGGCCCACCACTTCCGGGACTCGTACCGCCACCTTGACCCACGGGAGCTGCGGGAGCGCCATCTGCGGCTGG CCGTGCACGGGTCCCGGCCTGAGGAAGTGATTGACCACAGGCTCACGGAGCGCGAGTGGTCGGAGGAGTGGAAGCACCTCAACAAC CTCCTGAACTGCATCATGGACATGGCCGAGAAGACGCGGCGGTCGCTCACCGTGCTGCGCCGCTGCCAAGAGGCCGACCGCGAGGAGCTCAACCACTGGATCCGGCGCTACAGTGACGCCGCTGAGGACAGCAAGAAGGGCCCCGCGCCCGCCGCCCGGCCCCTCGGCAGCTCCGCGGGCGCTGAGGGCTCTCAGCTAG ATGTCCCCCGGGAGTCCGTGCCTCGGACCCTGTCCAGCTACATGCCCGAGGAGATCTGGAGAAAggctg AGGAAGCAGTGAACGAGGTGAAGCGACAGGCGATGTCAGAGCTGCAGAAAGCCGTGTCTGACGCTGAGCGCAAGGCCCACGAGCTCATCAGCGTGGAGCGAGCCAAGATGGAGCGGGCCCTGGCCGAGGCGCGGCGGCAGGCCTCTGAGGACGCCCTCACCGTGGTCAACCAGCAGGAGGACTCCAGCGAG AGCTGCTGGAACTGCGGGCGCAAGGCCAGCGAGACGTGCAGCGGCTGCAACGCGGCCCGCTACTGCGGCTCGTTCTGCCAGCACAAGGACTGGGAGAAGCACCACCACGTGTGCGGCCAGAGCCTGCAGGGCCCCTCGGCCACAGCGGGTGAGCCAGTGCCCGGACAGTCCGACGCCGCCCCAGGCCTaggcccctgcctgcccccagcCGCCGCCAGCCCCAGCGAGGCGGGCTCCACGGAGCCCTCCCGCCCCGGCTCCCACAGCCCGCCCGGCCCGCTGGATGCCGCGCCCCGCTGA